One Echinicola strongylocentroti DNA window includes the following coding sequences:
- a CDS encoding cytochrome c oxidase subunit II, whose translation MYGFLIALGVLVLVSIIWMVYRIQTLVSVVKGSDKKVATGSNKVNAALFIVFLLGAGGLFFWYSFKEFDNYHLPIASEHGVVTDNLFWVTTAITGVVFIITHILLFWFSYRYQYKESAKASYFPDNNKLEIIWTLVPALVLTVLIVYGWKSWTDITAPAPENAHVVEVMGYQFAWEFRYPGKDQQLGKYDYRLIDPTNSRGIDFSDKNSLDDFPAQTVVIPKGEPVLFKIRSRDVLHSVFAPHMRLKMDAVPGMPTRFWFVPTKTTAEMRAELGDEEFVYEIACTEVCGGGHFSMRREIEVVEPEEYQKWFAEQQTFIEMDPSLVADAPAEIKELAQIQSGE comes from the coding sequence ATGTACGGATTTCTTATAGCACTAGGTGTTTTAGTATTAGTTTCCATCATTTGGATGGTTTATAGGATACAAACGTTGGTTTCTGTAGTGAAAGGCTCTGATAAAAAAGTGGCTACAGGAAGCAATAAAGTCAATGCAGCTTTGTTTATTGTCTTTTTGCTAGGAGCTGGAGGCTTGTTTTTTTGGTATTCTTTTAAAGAATTCGATAATTATCACTTGCCAATTGCTTCCGAGCATGGCGTGGTAACCGACAACCTTTTTTGGGTGACTACGGCCATTACCGGTGTGGTGTTTATCATTACCCACATTCTCCTGTTTTGGTTCAGCTATCGCTACCAATATAAGGAGAGCGCAAAAGCTTCTTACTTTCCAGATAACAACAAGTTGGAGATCATTTGGACGTTGGTGCCTGCTTTGGTGCTTACCGTGCTGATCGTTTATGGATGGAAATCTTGGACTGATATTACAGCTCCTGCACCTGAAAACGCACATGTGGTAGAAGTGATGGGATATCAGTTTGCATGGGAATTTAGGTACCCAGGCAAAGACCAGCAGCTGGGGAAATATGACTATCGACTTATCGATCCTACTAATTCTAGGGGAATTGATTTCTCCGATAAGAATTCCTTGGATGACTTCCCCGCCCAAACGGTAGTGATTCCAAAGGGTGAGCCTGTGCTTTTTAAAATCCGTTCCAGAGATGTATTGCACTCTGTATTTGCTCCGCACATGAGATTGAAGATGGATGCCGTTCCGGGTATGCCAACACGTTTCTGGTTTGTGCCTACGAAGACCACTGCTGAGATGAGAGCGGAGCTAGGTGATGAGGAGTTTGTGTATGAGATCGCCTGTACCGAGGTGTGTGGTGGTGGCCATTTTTCCATGAGAAGAGAAATCGAAGTGGTAGAACCAGAGGAGTATCAAAAGTGGTTTGCAGAACAGCAGACATTTATTGAGATGGATCCATCGTTGGTAGCTGATGCTCCTGCAGAAATAAAGGAACTGGCTCAGATACAAAGCGGAGAATAA
- a CDS encoding cytochrome c oxidase subunit 3, producing MEERLAYTEGAEQPIAMHPKKFALWLFIVSVVMIFAGMTSAFIVRQGEGNWLDYNLPGILWFTSGIILLSSASMHWAYQSAKNDRIPNLKIALSLTTLLGMVFLVGQWYSWVALVANNVYFVGNPAGSFMYVLTGLHAAHLISGVIFLIIVLISSFRYKIHSQRMNTIEMCATYWHFLGGLWIYLFVFLLLNH from the coding sequence ATGGAAGAAAGATTAGCATATACCGAAGGTGCAGAGCAGCCTATTGCCATGCATCCTAAGAAATTTGCCTTGTGGTTATTTATCGTCAGTGTAGTGATGATTTTTGCTGGTATGACCAGTGCGTTCATCGTAAGACAAGGAGAAGGTAACTGGTTGGATTATAACCTGCCTGGCATTCTATGGTTTACATCCGGTATCATATTGCTGAGTAGTGCAAGTATGCATTGGGCATACCAGTCTGCCAAAAATGATCGGATACCTAACCTTAAAATAGCACTTTCCTTAACAACATTACTGGGGATGGTGTTTTTGGTAGGACAGTGGTATAGCTGGGTGGCTTTAGTGGCAAATAATGTTTATTTTGTAGGTAACCCGGCAGGTTCATTTATGTATGTATTGACGGGATTGCATGCAGCGCACTTGATCAGTGGTGTGATATTTCTGATTATTGTATTAATTTCGTCCTTTAGGTATAAGATCCATTCCCAACGAATGAATACCATAGAGATGTGCGCTACATATTGGCATTTCCTTGGTGGCCTGTGGATTTACTTGTTTGTGTTTTTGTTATTGAATCATTGA
- a CDS encoding cytochrome c oxidase subunit 3: MSSTAIEINSKRGIWGGGNEPLKASYGKLMMWFFLLSDIFTFAAFLITYGSIRVSYPAFEGHVSEFVKSNEHWPIPEMIFNAFPFFHGVHLPLVFVGLMTFILIMSSVTMVLAVEAGHRNDRQDVVKWMLWTMLGGVTFLSCQAWEWSHFIHGSDQGTLMTYVNTLGETVKEVVYGANLTVNEYGPAPFAQLFFFITGFHGFHVTIGVVLLFLAFYQAAVGVYERRGHYEMVEKIGLYWHFVDLVWVFVFTFYYLV, encoded by the coding sequence ATGTCATCGACTGCAATTGAAATCAACTCCAAGAGAGGAATCTGGGGTGGTGGAAATGAGCCCTTAAAGGCTAGTTACGGAAAGCTTATGATGTGGTTTTTCCTCCTTTCCGACATCTTTACTTTTGCCGCTTTCTTGATTACTTACGGCTCCATCAGGGTAAGTTATCCTGCTTTTGAGGGGCACGTGTCCGAATTTGTAAAATCCAATGAACATTGGCCTATCCCAGAAATGATTTTCAATGCATTTCCGTTTTTTCATGGTGTCCATCTTCCGTTGGTATTCGTAGGGTTAATGACCTTTATCCTGATCATGAGTTCGGTGACCATGGTGCTAGCTGTGGAAGCAGGACACAGAAATGACAGACAAGATGTGGTGAAGTGGATGCTTTGGACTATGCTGGGTGGCGTTACTTTCCTTAGCTGTCAGGCATGGGAGTGGAGCCACTTTATCCACGGAAGTGATCAGGGAACGTTGATGACCTATGTAAACACCTTAGGAGAAACAGTCAAAGAAGTAGTTTATGGTGCTAATTTAACGGTCAATGAATATGGTCCTGCACCCTTTGCACAATTGTTCTTCTTTATTACAGGCTTCCATGGTTTTCACGTAACTATAGGAGTAGTACTGCTTTTCTTGGCTTTCTATCAAGCTGCAGTGGGCGTTTATGAAAGAAGAGGACATTATGAAATGGTAGAGAAGATTGGCCTTTACTGGCACTTTGTAGATTTGGTTTGGGTATTTGTATTTACCTTCTATTACCTGGTCTAG
- a CDS encoding urease accessory protein UreE: protein MAHVTNFNLDQKFDFTAALKKTIFITGGIGLLLLVVGLFTAGGGDHGHEDAGHQTEHVAPAVGHGDDHHAEAASHDEHGGDHAEAGHEEGAHGSSVTMKRFFANLWINNVYFAGIAIIGVFFFAIQYAAQAGWATAILRVMISFGNWLPFAAIAMIATYLIAGHDLFHWTHSDLFNQESSHYDSIIDGKGGFFYWPLAKGSFPIFWLARMVIFFGLWIFFFNKLKSLSFQEDINGGDSYWYKIRKFSAIFLVIFAVSSSISAWDWVMSIDTHWFSTLFGWYVFSSWFVAGLSAICLVTIMLKERGYLEMFNENHLHDLGKFIFGFSIFWTYLWFSQFLLIYYANIPEETVYFIERLTSDKYSGFFFANLIFNFVIPFLVLMTRDSKRHFVFLKVVCTIIIIGHWLDFFLMVQPGTLGHNGGFGLMEVGMFLLYGSVVIFVVLNALSKKNLIAKNHPMLEETYHHHI, encoded by the coding sequence ATGGCGCACGTTACAAATTTTAACCTGGATCAGAAATTTGACTTCACGGCAGCCCTGAAGAAGACCATCTTTATCACAGGAGGTATTGGGTTGCTCTTGTTAGTCGTTGGGCTTTTTACAGCAGGTGGTGGAGATCACGGGCATGAAGATGCCGGTCACCAAACTGAGCATGTAGCACCTGCAGTGGGACATGGTGATGACCATCACGCGGAAGCTGCAAGCCATGACGAACATGGTGGTGATCATGCAGAAGCGGGACATGAAGAAGGCGCACACGGAAGTAGCGTGACAATGAAGCGTTTCTTTGCTAATCTTTGGATCAACAACGTTTATTTTGCAGGAATCGCCATTATTGGGGTATTCTTCTTTGCTATTCAGTATGCTGCACAGGCTGGCTGGGCTACGGCCATCTTGCGGGTGATGATCTCTTTTGGTAACTGGCTGCCATTTGCTGCCATTGCGATGATAGCGACTTACCTAATAGCTGGACATGATTTGTTCCACTGGACTCACAGTGATTTGTTTAATCAAGAAAGCAGTCACTACGATAGCATCATTGACGGTAAAGGAGGATTTTTCTATTGGCCATTGGCCAAGGGAAGCTTCCCGATCTTCTGGTTGGCCAGAATGGTGATTTTCTTTGGTTTGTGGATTTTCTTTTTCAACAAACTTAAGAGCCTGTCTTTCCAAGAGGACATTAACGGTGGTGATAGCTACTGGTACAAAATCAGAAAATTCTCTGCTATTTTCTTGGTGATCTTCGCTGTATCTTCTTCAATAAGTGCTTGGGATTGGGTGATGTCTATTGACACGCACTGGTTCTCCACCTTGTTTGGTTGGTATGTGTTTTCATCTTGGTTTGTAGCAGGATTGTCAGCCATTTGTTTGGTGACCATTATGCTGAAAGAAAGAGGTTACTTGGAGATGTTCAATGAAAACCATCTTCACGACCTTGGTAAGTTTATCTTTGGATTCTCTATATTCTGGACTTACCTGTGGTTTTCCCAGTTCCTATTGATCTATTATGCCAATATTCCTGAGGAAACTGTTTACTTCATCGAGCGGTTGACAAGTGACAAATACAGTGGTTTTTTCTTCGCTAATCTGATTTTTAACTTTGTGATACCATTCTTGGTGTTGATGACAAGAGACTCTAAGAGACATTTTGTGTTCTTGAAGGTGGTTTGTACGATCATTATCATTGGTCACTGGCTTGATTTCTTCTTGATGGTCCAGCCAGGTACATTGGGACACAATGGCGGCTTTGGCCTTATGGAAGTAGGCATGTTCTTATTATATGGTTCTGTGGTGATCTTTGTGGTATTGAATGCTCTTTCTAAGAAAAATCTTATCGCTAAGAATCATCCAATGCTGGAAGAGACATATCATCATCATATTTAA
- a CDS encoding SCO family protein: MKMIRVLQGLVLVCILMVPVLIILFLRNFGENTYEIPVLYENGVEDPFGDCNYSSQGQHYIPDFTFVSQDSVSIGRQDMEGKVTIVDFFFTSCPSICPTMSLEMERVQDAFRNEDLVQLYSISIDPDYDTPAVLKEYAQLHGATSGKWFFLNGKKELVYDLARCGFVLPTIDGNGVPEDFIHSDKLALIDKQGRIRGYYSGTNREDVDLLILETKILLHGQK, translated from the coding sequence ATGAAAATGATTCGAGTTTTACAGGGATTGGTATTGGTATGTATACTGATGGTACCTGTACTGATAATCCTGTTTCTTCGAAATTTCGGAGAAAATACCTATGAAATCCCCGTGCTGTACGAAAATGGAGTAGAGGATCCTTTTGGGGATTGTAACTATTCCAGCCAAGGTCAACATTATATTCCTGATTTCACCTTTGTGAGTCAGGATAGTGTGTCTATAGGACGTCAGGACATGGAAGGAAAAGTCACCATAGTGGATTTCTTTTTTACGAGTTGTCCGAGCATTTGCCCAACAATGTCTTTGGAGATGGAGAGGGTTCAGGATGCTTTTAGAAATGAAGACCTGGTCCAGCTGTACTCTATCAGTATTGATCCCGATTACGATACTCCTGCTGTGTTAAAAGAATATGCGCAATTGCACGGAGCCACTTCAGGAAAATGGTTCTTTCTTAATGGTAAAAAGGAGCTGGTCTATGACCTGGCCAGGTGTGGATTTGTGCTGCCTACTATTGACGGAAATGGTGTACCGGAGGATTTTATCCATAGTGATAAGTTGGCATTGATTGATAAGCAGGGGCGGATAAGAGGTTATTATAGCGGTACCAACCGTGAAGATGTGGACTTGCTGATATTGGAGACAAAAATATTATTACATGGACAAAAATAG
- the cyoE gene encoding heme o synthase, with the protein MRTVNLSEASFIDSISIRAKAYYELIKFRLSALVTFSAVFGFVLGDSGALFSWGTCFALMIGGFLISGASGAANEILERDYDKLMKRTQNRPLPLNIISVNEAYWFTVLVALVGVGILWFFTNPLTTALGVLSMLLYVFVYTPLKRVGPVAVFVGAIPGAMPPLLGWTAATGGISYEALIIFGIQFIWQFPHFWAIAWVSDEDYKKAGFKLLPSGGRKDLNTAIQIMIYTLFLLPLGLLPSYFGLTGLNSGIVATVCGTLFLAQTFSLMRDCSRKSALKIMFGSFLYLPIVQIAYLLDKIP; encoded by the coding sequence ATGAGGACAGTTAATTTATCAGAAGCGTCCTTTATTGACAGCATAAGTATTCGGGCAAAGGCCTATTACGAACTGATAAAGTTCAGGCTTTCTGCTTTGGTGACATTCTCTGCTGTTTTCGGATTTGTTCTAGGAGACAGTGGAGCCTTGTTTTCATGGGGCACTTGTTTTGCCCTGATGATAGGTGGGTTTCTAATAAGCGGTGCATCTGGTGCTGCTAATGAGATCCTCGAAAGAGACTATGATAAGTTGATGAAGCGGACCCAAAATAGGCCGCTTCCATTGAATATCATTTCCGTGAATGAAGCGTACTGGTTTACCGTTTTGGTGGCCTTGGTTGGTGTAGGGATATTATGGTTCTTTACCAATCCCCTGACCACAGCACTCGGTGTACTCAGCATGCTGCTGTATGTGTTTGTGTATACGCCATTGAAGCGAGTGGGGCCAGTGGCGGTATTTGTAGGGGCTATCCCTGGAGCTATGCCTCCTCTTTTGGGATGGACAGCGGCTACAGGAGGTATATCTTATGAGGCATTGATCATCTTTGGGATCCAATTTATCTGGCAATTCCCCCACTTTTGGGCCATTGCATGGGTAAGTGATGAGGATTACAAAAAGGCGGGGTTTAAGCTATTGCCATCTGGGGGGAGAAAAGATTTGAATACAGCTATTCAAATCATGATATATACGCTGTTCTTGTTGCCATTGGGACTACTGCCTAGCTATTTTGGCTTGACAGGGCTTAATTCAGGCATTGTAGCCACAGTATGTGGTACGTTGTTTCTGGCGCAGACCTTTTCTTTGATGAGGGACTGCTCTAGAAAATCAGCCTTGAAGATTATGTTTGGGTCGTTTTTGTATTTGCCAATAGTGCAAATCGCCTATTTGTTAGATAAAATACCATAA
- a CDS encoding COX15/CtaA family protein, with translation MNQKSHKNIRSFRRISLITSIAVYFLILVGGIVRSSGAGMGCPDWPKCFGSWIPPTAVSQLPENYQEVYLNKRLEKNDRFVKMLHSLGFHKKAEEIKHNKAILVEGEFNAIKTWIEYLNRLTGAVIGLLVIATFVYAYRLRKEDKLLAILSFANLLLVIFQGWIGSIVVSTNLLHWMITVHMILALLIVCLLLYVHYRAYKLGHEFQQKTEKPQQLYRLLMIGFVLMIVQVVWGTQVREEIDMIALRFGDLFRSEWISHLGVDFMIHRSFSLVLLAVHLWFVYKAYVFSLRRSSIFKWSQVLLVLIFIEIITGVSMAYFGIPAFLQPVHLLVGSLIIGVQFVILLQLSDQKRIVLNISNS, from the coding sequence ATGAATCAAAAGAGTCATAAAAATATCCGCAGCTTTCGCAGGATCAGTTTGATCACTTCGATCGCTGTATATTTCCTGATACTGGTCGGTGGAATTGTCCGCAGTTCAGGGGCTGGAATGGGCTGTCCTGATTGGCCCAAATGCTTTGGAAGCTGGATACCACCTACTGCGGTGAGCCAACTTCCGGAGAATTATCAGGAAGTCTATCTCAACAAACGGTTAGAGAAAAACGACAGGTTTGTTAAAATGCTTCATAGCCTTGGGTTTCACAAGAAAGCTGAGGAGATCAAGCATAACAAAGCTATACTCGTAGAAGGTGAGTTTAATGCCATCAAGACCTGGATTGAATATTTGAATAGGTTGACGGGAGCTGTGATTGGCTTATTGGTCATCGCTACCTTTGTGTATGCTTATAGGCTGCGAAAGGAAGATAAGCTGTTGGCCATATTGTCATTTGCCAATTTGCTGTTGGTAATATTCCAAGGATGGATCGGGTCTATAGTCGTATCTACCAATCTACTTCATTGGATGATTACCGTGCATATGATATTGGCGTTGTTGATTGTCTGTTTACTGCTATATGTGCATTATAGGGCGTATAAGTTAGGTCATGAATTCCAACAAAAGACAGAAAAGCCACAGCAACTTTATCGTTTATTGATGATAGGTTTTGTACTAATGATCGTCCAAGTGGTTTGGGGTACTCAGGTGAGGGAAGAGATCGACATGATTGCCCTTCGGTTTGGTGACCTCTTCAGGTCAGAGTGGATATCACACCTTGGAGTGGATTTCATGATTCACAGATCATTTTCTCTGGTGTTATTGGCAGTTCACCTATGGTTTGTTTATAAGGCATACGTTTTCTCCTTAAGGAGATCAAGTATATTTAAATGGTCACAAGTGCTGTTGGTATTGATCTTTATTGAGATCATTACTGGGGTAAGCATGGCATACTTTGGTATTCCGGCGTTTTTGCAACCCGTTCACCTTTTGGTGGGATCGTTGATTATCGGGGTGCAGTTTGTGATTCTATTACAGTTAAGTGATCAAAAAAGAATAGTGTTAAATATATCCAATTCATGA
- a CDS encoding cytochrome C oxidase subunit IV family protein — protein MSSHGNNSTLEVLPRNKEKIRKIWKTAGILLAITAVEFFLAFTMERGMLLFAIFIGLTLVKAAYIMMEFMHLKDESKALFWSIMLPLIFLVWLLIALFKEGAEIFMYRW, from the coding sequence ATGTCATCACACGGAAATAACAGCACACTAGAAGTATTACCTAGGAACAAGGAAAAGATCAGAAAGATCTGGAAAACCGCAGGCATTCTTTTGGCCATTACCGCGGTAGAGTTTTTCTTGGCCTTTACCATGGAGCGAGGTATGTTGCTTTTCGCCATCTTTATAGGTCTTACACTTGTAAAAGCAGCCTATATCATGATGGAGTTTATGCACTTGAAAGATGAATCCAAAGCATTGTTTTGGTCCATTATGCTCCCATTGATCTTCTTGGTGTGGCTTTTGATCGCTCTTTTCAAAGAAGGAGCTGAGATATTTATGTATCGATGGTAA
- a CDS encoding cytochrome c oxidase subunit I, with translation MAVANISTHGTTSHDHHDDHHEHSDNFITKYIFSTDHKMIGKQFLVTGIVWALIGGFLSILFRLQLGFPDMDMTFLKPILGGWIDESGSLDTNFYLALVTMHGTIMVFFVLTAGLSGTFSNYLIPLQIGARDMASGFMNMLSYWLFFLAGVMMFISLFIETGPAGGGWVIYPPLSALEQAIPGSGLGMTLWLVSMVFFIASQLMGGINYITTVINLRTRGMSFSRLPLTIWSFFLTAVIGLLSFPVLFSAALLLVFDRSFGTSFYLSDIYIGGEALPNTGGSAVLFQHLFWFLGHPEVYIVLLPALGITSEVIATNSRKPIFGYKAMILSMLGITVLSFVVWAHHMFVSGMNPFLGSIFMFLTLIIAVPSAVKVFNYLTTLWRGNLVFTPAMLFSIGLVSFFISGGLTGIFLGNSAVDIQLHDTYFVVAHFHLVMGSASFFGLMAGVYHWFPKMFGKMMDAKLGYVHFWLTFVGVYMVFFPMHYIGIAGFPRRYYSWTNFNFADMYTDLNMFVSVAAIVTFGAQFIFLFNFFNSMFRGRKAPLNPWRSNTLEWTTPLHPGHGNWPGEIPAVYRWPYDYSKPGAKDDFIPQTVPLSSTPESNLPHEAEQVQLEREIMAEEGGDVLVADESKES, from the coding sequence ATGGCAGTAGCTAACATATCAACACACGGTACTACGTCGCATGATCATCACGACGATCATCATGAGCATAGTGATAACTTTATCACGAAGTATATCTTTAGTACCGACCATAAGATGATCGGTAAGCAGTTCTTGGTTACCGGGATTGTATGGGCGCTTATCGGTGGTTTTCTATCCATTCTTTTTAGGCTGCAGTTAGGTTTTCCAGATATGGACATGACTTTCCTGAAGCCTATTCTGGGAGGATGGATTGATGAATCTGGTTCATTGGACACCAATTTTTACCTAGCTTTGGTAACCATGCACGGAACCATCATGGTGTTCTTTGTATTGACAGCAGGGTTGAGTGGTACGTTTTCCAATTACCTTATCCCACTGCAAATCGGTGCAAGGGATATGGCCTCTGGCTTTATGAATATGTTGTCATATTGGTTGTTTTTTCTTGCCGGCGTGATGATGTTTATTTCATTGTTTATTGAGACCGGTCCTGCAGGTGGTGGATGGGTGATTTATCCGCCTCTTTCCGCATTGGAGCAAGCTATTCCTGGATCCGGTTTAGGAATGACCCTTTGGTTGGTATCCATGGTGTTTTTTATTGCTTCTCAGCTAATGGGAGGTATTAACTACATCACCACTGTCATAAACCTCCGTACGAGAGGAATGTCTTTCAGTAGGCTTCCGTTGACCATTTGGTCATTCTTCCTGACTGCGGTGATCGGTTTGCTATCATTCCCAGTACTGTTCTCTGCTGCTTTGTTATTGGTGTTTGATAGAAGTTTCGGTACTTCTTTCTACTTATCTGATATTTATATTGGTGGTGAAGCATTGCCTAACACTGGCGGTAGTGCCGTGCTATTCCAGCACTTATTCTGGTTCTTGGGACACCCTGAAGTTTATATCGTATTGCTTCCAGCATTGGGTATCACTTCTGAAGTGATTGCGACAAACTCCAGAAAGCCAATTTTCGGTTACAAGGCCATGATTCTTTCCATGCTTGGTATCACGGTGTTGTCTTTCGTTGTATGGGCGCACCACATGTTCGTGTCCGGTATGAACCCGTTCTTGGGATCGATTTTCATGTTCTTGACATTGATTATTGCGGTACCTTCAGCAGTTAAAGTATTTAACTATCTGACCACACTTTGGAGAGGTAATTTGGTGTTTACACCGGCGATGCTGTTTTCCATTGGTTTGGTATCGTTCTTTATCTCCGGTGGTTTGACAGGGATATTCCTAGGTAACTCAGCCGTGGATATCCAGTTGCACGATACTTATTTCGTAGTAGCTCACTTCCACCTTGTGATGGGATCTGCTTCATTCTTCGGATTGATGGCGGGTGTTTATCACTGGTTCCCTAAAATGTTTGGTAAGATGATGGACGCCAAATTAGGCTATGTCCACTTTTGGTTGACCTTCGTTGGGGTGTACATGGTATTCTTCCCAATGCACTATATCGGTATTGCTGGATTCCCTAGAAGGTATTACAGTTGGACCAACTTTAACTTTGCAGATATGTACACAGACCTTAATATGTTTGTCTCTGTAGCTGCCATTGTTACTTTTGGTGCCCAGTTTATTTTCTTGTTCAACTTCTTCAACAGTATGTTTAGGGGAAGAAAAGCGCCTTTGAACCCTTGGAGATCCAATACGTTGGAGTGGACTACTCCGCTTCATCCTGGACATGGCAACTGGCCAGGAGAGATCCCTGCTGTTTACAGGTGGCCATACGATTACTCCAAGCCTGGAGCCAAAGATGATTTTATTCCACAAACGGTGCCATTATCTTCCACTCCAGAATCCAATCTTCCTCATGAAGCGGAGCAAGTGCAACTCGAGCGTGAGATCATGGCCGAAGAAGGAGGAGATGTTTTGGTAGCTGATGAATCAAAAGAGTCATAA
- a CDS encoding c-type cytochrome: MKILKSIYLVALSAASLGVVSCGASGDDQGLEYAPQMYHSVAYEPLTQIQNEEAGSWLSNREDEKGEFYNSNIYNPHSMNMREPAPNTVARNKYDMLPYRLGVADLAASDSIANPVELNDQVLAAGEQLFMQYCLPCHGAGGEGDGKVGEVIGGVANLKGGAYINLTEGHIFHVITHGKGRMGAHASQISPERRWKIVHYVKQEIQKQ, translated from the coding sequence ATGAAAATTTTAAAGTCCATATATTTAGTTGCGCTTTCCGCTGCTTCATTGGGAGTAGTATCTTGCGGAGCTTCAGGAGATGATCAGGGGCTTGAATATGCTCCTCAAATGTATCACTCCGTCGCTTACGAACCGCTTACCCAAATTCAAAATGAAGAAGCTGGTAGCTGGTTATCTAATCGTGAAGACGAGAAAGGTGAATTTTACAATAGTAATATTTACAATCCTCATAGTATGAACATGAGGGAGCCTGCTCCCAATACAGTAGCAAGAAATAAATACGATATGCTTCCCTATAGATTGGGTGTAGCTGATCTCGCTGCCTCGGACAGCATTGCCAACCCTGTTGAATTGAATGACCAGGTTTTGGCTGCTGGTGAGCAATTATTTATGCAATATTGTCTTCCTTGCCATGGTGCTGGAGGAGAAGGTGACGGTAAAGTAGGTGAAGTGATTGGCGGTGTGGCCAACCTAAAAGGTGGTGCATACATTAACCTTACAGAAGGACACATTTTCCATGTGATCACGCACGGAAAAGGTAGGATGGGAGCTCATGCTTCTCAGATTTCTCCTGAGAGAAGGTGGAAAATTGTTCACTATGTTAAACAAGAAATTCAGAAACAATAA